The Comamonas testosteroni genome contains the following window.
CCACCTGCTCCTCCACCACATCGACCATGCTCAGAAACAGAAAGGCCACGGCCAGCAGACCCACCACCGCCAGGACGGCCGATGCCCAGAATTTGACCGAAGAGGATTTGCGCGGTGCAGCTGCCTGCTGCTGGCTGGGCTCATAGCTCGCAGCCGAGCCGCCATCCCGCCAGACAGGCTCGACATGACCACGGCTGGAAGGCGCTTGTGTCCAGGTAGGGTCCTTACGTTGCCCGGAGCGGGGAAAAAAGCCAAACATGTGTACGACAGAATCGATGGATAAGACAGTGGCTATTGTGCGCGCAGGCAGCCTTCGCCAGAAGCGTTCGTGCAGCGACATTCTGTCGGTCAACATCGGGCCGGGCTTGCAATTCTGTAAGCTCAGAGGCTTGTCCGCTGCCTCTATACGACTGCCCATGAATGCCCAGACCCAGCCCTCGACAGCGTCTCTGGACGCCCGCGCCACTGCCGCACTGCTGCCATGGTCCGCCCTGGCCGATGAGATCGAAGCACTTTTGCGCCAGCTGCAAAACAGTTGCAATGTCTCGGTCCCACCACGCATCGTCATGCCGACAGCTGCGGGCAATTGCCTGTTCTGCATGCCGGCCACCGATGGCCAGGTAGTCATGACCAAGCTCATCAGTTTCACGCCAGGCAATGCCCAGGCGGGCAGACCTACCATTCAGGGCGACATCGTGGTTTTTGATGCATCAACAGGAGTGCGTCAGCTGATTCTGGACGGCCCCACCGTCACGGCCAGACGCACTGCAGCCGTATCGCTGCTGGCAGCGCGCCGCCTGGCCCCCAGGCCTCAAGGCGCGCTGCTCATCGTCGGCGCCGGCGTGCAGGGCAGCGCCCATATGCAGGCTTTTGCCCAGGGCCTCGGCACGCAGGAGGTCTGGATTCACTCGCGCAGTGCCAGCAGCGCGCAGCGGCTTGCAGACGAGGCCCGCGACCTGGGTCTGCATGCGCGCATCACCGACGACCTGGAGGAGGCCGCCCGGCACTGCCCGCTGATTGTGACCTGCACGCCCGCGCAGGCCGTGGTGCTGCATGAGGCGGCAAGACCCGATGCCTTTGTCTGCGCCGTCGGAGCCTTCACGCCGCAAATGGCGGAGCTGGATCCCGAGTTGTGCCGGCGCTTTCTGCACCAGGGCCAGATCGTCGTCGACACCGTCGATGCCGCGCACGAGGCCGGCGACCTGCTGCAGGCCGGCATTGAGGTGAGCACCCTGCCCACGCTGGCCACCGTGGTGCATCAGGACTGGTCGCGCTCCACGAAGCCTGTGCTCTTCAAATCCTGTGGCTGGGGCGGCTGGGATCTGGCCGCTACCCGCCTGGCCCTGCGCCA
Protein-coding sequences here:
- a CDS encoding delta(1)-pyrroline-2-carboxylate reductase family protein — its product is MNAQTQPSTASLDARATAALLPWSALADEIEALLRQLQNSCNVSVPPRIVMPTAAGNCLFCMPATDGQVVMTKLISFTPGNAQAGRPTIQGDIVVFDASTGVRQLILDGPTVTARRTAAVSLLAARRLAPRPQGALLIVGAGVQGSAHMQAFAQGLGTQEVWIHSRSASSAQRLADEARDLGLHARITDDLEEAARHCPLIVTCTPAQAVVLHEAARPDAFVCAVGAFTPQMAELDPELCRRFLHQGQIVVDTVDAAHEAGDLLQAGIEVSTLPTLATVVHQDWSRSTKPVLFKSCGWGGWDLAATRLALRQHLLRQPT